Part of the Anopheles coluzzii chromosome 3, AcolN3, whole genome shotgun sequence genome is shown below.
TGGAGAGGCTTTGAAGGCAGTTAttcctttcgtttttgttACACAGTTTGTTATAACGTTTGTGATTCACCGTGGTGgatgaaaattgataaaagGTATTTCTTTAGAAACTGAAAACTTTTTTGAATCGAATTTGATGATTGTGATACATTTATTTTCAGATGGAAAGTCAGATTTTCAAATGAACGATATATGCTTCTTCTTTGACGCAATGATCGTCTCGGTCATACTGCTTCATACAAGTTTTCTTATATTTAAATGTAATGTACCACGTAATCTGAAAGACAGTCCTAAAGTTTGGATGGGAATCCATCCCAGGCGGGCCTATAGCAGCCGACAATTATATTGAATAGACCACCAGGGCCCATCTCCAATAATGTactaaaaatattgaatttttgaAAGATTGGATCGTATGAACCAGAAGTAAATaagtttttttattgaatatagATATAAAAGCCAAATCGTTTTCATTGAACATTTAGGTTAGaaataacgaaataaaaaggattttttaaagtACAAGGAGCAACAAAAATCCTCTCACTTATCCTACGCGATATTGAATAGTTACAACTTTAAGAAACAAATACCATCGAAGATGTGTatagaacattttaaaaaaagcgTTCAATGGATGAATTGATGTTAACGTAATTTAACAGTTCCAGCCACGTGTACGCATTATGCTGGAACCGAATAGTGTGAGGAATGAAAATATCGacagtttgttttgaaaacattCCTTGCAGACGTTTCATGTAATAACAGCTACACGAGTAAAAACTGTACTGCTTCTCTGCAGCTGCTTGAATTtgcttttctattttattacGAGAACTATTGCCACCATTGTGTATGGTGCTGTTCTGATGATTTAGCACCGTAGCTTGTACGGTTGTGATGAAGTTCTTTTTCATCGAAAGACGTGGTGtaaatttgtaataaaattgattACGTGATATTTGAAAACTTGATAAGTTAAGTACAATGATTTTGAAGCCTTATTTGCACTTATCAACGGTTTTGTGAATTCCAcctaatattttaaatatagaGTCAACCACAATAGTATGACATTATTGTTGGATAAAAACTGCGAAAAAAATTGTACACAAATGAATACTAATTTATAGTACACAGTTTATATCACACTTCATAATATAGTATTTGCAGATGTAAAATTTGATGCATCAAATTAGCTCACCAGTACGCACCGTTGCTTGACAATCGCACTAAATATTAGTAACTTTTCTATATCAACAATTATGCGAGATAAACAATGTTTTGCACAGGTTGAGTCACTACCACATGCCGCACTTCATATGCAACCAAACGTATTGAAGAACACCGAGTTGAAGATCACTAGCAGCAACTGTTGTTAACACTTTCATGCACCACAGGTATTTCCCGCACAACAGGTCACCAGAATCAACAGTTGATCCGTGTTGTTCCGCCGCACTTCGGGAACTTTATGTCCTTACAAGCAGTGGTACACACGTATTTATAAACCGAACGCATCCGCAGATCCTTGCTACAGGACGCATTCCTTGATACAGTTCTACACATTTGCTTACTGTACCGTCAGGATGTACCGTTCAAATGATGCGAATGGTGTGCTTTCCATCGCTGATACTGTTTACCGTGCTACATGATGACTCTAAGTGTGACATCCACAATGTggttgataataaaaaaactatgACGTCACTCGAACCACGTTTCAGTAACAGTAGGAAAACAATTGAATCTTTTCGAATAAAGAGTGGAGTGAATAATATAGCAAAACTTGTCGGTGCAATGAATTGTTAATCATTTCAAACAATAATGTATGCATAAATCATTGATATAGATTTTTTATCAACTTGAACTATATTGTACGCCCAAACCGTTCATCctatataaaaaacatgtaCTGGTTTgctaaataaaaacattataaaaagacttgaaaatgtagcaaaacaaGATATTCTATATATTTGTTACAAAAATTTAGGAAATCGTCCATAACAAAGGTACCACCCTGTTTTTGTCTAGAATTGTACAAAATCTACTGTTATAAATTCAGAGTGATTAAAAACCACGTGGGTTTGCACGTTGGATGTAGCATTAATGATGTATTATTCACTTGTTGCTGTGGAAGATGTATCACGCAACATTCTAACGTTTCATCGTCTACGCCAGATATGTCAAACCTACGTGcaagacaaaaaacacgctCACGTTAAATTTAAGTTCTCTTCCATTCCCCACTCTAGTATtcatatattatattatattttcgaTATATATTTTCGTAAAGCGATATATTAATACAGTATTACTTTTTATCATTTATAGGATGTATtagaattttatttaatttctttcatCACATCAGTTGGACAAGCCTGTTATGTACAGTATTATGTAGTTGCAACAATTGATACTAGCTTTTACATTTGATGTTTGTTACAGTTTTGAATGAGAATGAGGCTTTGGTGtgaaagtatgtttttttactctttttaaactaaaaattaTGATGCTAAATACCCTTGCATATTGCTAGCTTGCACTAGTATTTCCGTATTTTTCTATTGAAATCTAATGATACAGAGTAACCTAGCTAGTGTACTGTGTGAGCAATATGCAAGGGTCAACATTTCGTTTATCATGCAAAACTCATTAAAATGATATCCAATACCTCGTATGATGCAAGCAGCTAATAGATTCATTGTGGAAATGATTGGTAGGACTTggtaaaccaaacaaacagccGATAATTTCCATTACCGTGGAAACGTATTGTAGAGTAAGAatattgatttgattgtttaGGTTTAGGTCTATGGTGTTTGATTCGTTTAATGCTAagaaaaaattgtaaattttcaatttacacAATTTTTTACAGTTCTTAAAGGATGAATGAAAGCTTTTCGCAGATTATATCTGTTATATTTTATGTCTGTAGATATGTCTGTTGATTTTGGGCATATCAGATGCCACATGATGAATGCTTATAATCTGTAGCATTTTCTCTCGTACAAGAGACACGAGTATTTGACACTTAACTTTTATCATGTTGATCAAAAtgaaagtttatttttaattgcttaTCGATAATTGTTATATCcatatttataaaaattcCTTATCGTTCTTTTACTTCAAAGTATATCTTGTAAGCATAATATTAATACAATCTTGAAATATGTTTTAGTTTACATACACTTTAGTCTTTTTTAGACTCCTCAATTACTGTAAAGTTGTATTGGCGTTCAATTATTTGTAGAACAATTTCTACATACAACGGTATgctttataaaatatttactgTAATTGAATCCATTCAATAAAACCAATAAAGCTTTTACGACTGGTTCATACTTCAGTGGTTCAAATTTGTTACTGAGGAAGTGGTTAGATTTAACAAAAGATGTTCTTTTACCTCTTTTTAGGCTAGACAAAATCTGATCATTTACCTctacaaaattatttatttgtttgtaatagTACATATCCTTCTTCCTGTTTGTATTGGCTAACTCAGTGTTGAGGAGCTTATGCCAACATGACCAAATCTATAGAAGCTGGAGCTATTGCGTTGTTCAAGTACGCCTACGACTGTTCGCAGAGGACACCGACACTGAAGGGAAACCCTATTCGATTGTAGCTTGTAGACAAGATGGACGCCATCCATTACCATACTAACTTTAGTTTTTGAATAGATTAACATCATTTTGAACTATGGAACTTTAATCATTTGCTTTTCTACAGTGGTCGGTACGGTTTTTAAGCCACATGGCGCTATTTGCTGCCTAAATATTGGTTCTTTTTCCTTCATATATTCCACTGCATTTACTCATATGTATGCTTGGTTTATCAAATTAGCTCTGCACGTGGAACTCGACGAGCATTTTTAGATAATATTATTCTTTCAGTCATAAAGCCGACCAATGATTTATCAGATAAGAAATAGTTTCGAAATGCTAAGTGCTTCAGCTAATCAAAGGAAATCTTCTGAAGGAATCAATTACTAAATATTGCGATTCACCCCTATTTATCAAATTTTTCCTCAAAACATATTGCACCATATTACTGTATGGATTAGTACAGATAAGAAAGAGATAGGTAACGAGAGATAGGATATTCGAGTAAGAACGTTTGAGAAAACGGAAATAAACATCAATCGTGTTGGATTAATCAACGGAAGAACATAACATCGTATGCTCCTTATTATCTTAAATTCAAAAAGGTGCTTTAAAGGAAGGCAGGTTGCCCCGGTCACGACAATTACGTGTGCAATATATTCCATATTTCCACATTGCGTCTCCATAAGCCGATCTCGTGGTACAgccgtcaactcgtacgacttaacatcatgaccgtcatgggttcaagccccaaatgccATGGAGGGTAATCCATAAgtccactgaaagccaagcccacaagtgatTCAAGCAgtcccttgaccgacaacggttgttgagccaaggAAGAAGAAGGTTACATATGTCgttgctggtgtcggtgtcttTATGACTATTATTTTACTTTCCAATCAAAATGTGGCGCTGGTATGGAATGCAGGTTTATTCGTCTTCGTTACAGTAGAAATTGACCTTATTTCAGATATCACGCTTAGCAACTTTGAAGGCTGTATGGCTTTGAAATAAGCAATTCAAAATAGAATATTTGTCCGTTGGCAGTGTTTCAAAACTATGCAGTCGACAAGCAAGAGTGCTCGGGATCGTAATAAACTTTCGATGCACCGATTACTTCTGGTAAGAATGACTATAcgattaatttttaataactCCACTCAAAACCGCGGGACACTTTTTCGGTACATTGTCAATGAATGACATTATTGTGGTACTATGCTTGAATTAGATGACAATATTTGATACTGCGGATTTTGAGCAATTCTAcaactaaatttaaaaaaacattcctaTCGTTCTCAAATTTCACTTAACAAGGTGCCGCATAAAAGCACTTTCTTATGATGAaggtttaattttaatatttgaacATGAATCATTATTATAATCAATTGAAAGTAAGTTTGATTTTAACCGTTTGACAGTCTAACGAATTTTAGAAAATGCACAAACCCTTAATGAAATAATGGCAAAaagttaataataaaaactaatGTTGGCCCATTCAGTAAACCGTTGCTTCATACATAAGATGATGTGCAAAATGTGCCATTATCATTGTTTTATCTCACTACACCTCTCCCCACACGACGATTGAATCGaaacgaggaaaaaaaatacaacccgAGTCTTACTCAGGCAAATCgctgaatgaaataaaaaatattttacagaaTTTTCTTTAACGGTTTTTGAAGAATAATTTGAAAGCGCTGAAACGCTGAATGTCAATTTCAATGTAAAATCCAGTTCccacaagaaacaaaaaagtcacCAGAGGGCGCTGCAAGAAACAGATGTCATGAGAAATTGGCGCGCACCAAATGCTTGTGTCTTGTGTTTGTGGGTTCGCTAGAGTGAAGGCAGCTTGTTGTTTGTTATACCATTTGTGTTTTAATCCAATTCCTGTGTCTCTATTCGCACGCTCGAATTTAACATGGATGTTGCTGATGCACATGTAGGACAGCTTCGTGTCCGCGATGAAGTGGGAGTTCGGTGCCAAAAATTGTTCCTGGATTTCCTCGAAGAGTGAGTACGGCGCCTCCTGCCTGTGTACATGTTGTTTATGCATAATCTCAATTATACCGCAGGTTTAAGGAGGATGGTGAAATCAAGTACTTGAAAACGGTGGAGAATCTTGTCAATCCGGACAGATCGACACTGGAGGTCAGTTTTGAGGATGTGGAAAATTACAACCAAACATTGGCCACCGCCATCATCGAGGAGTACTATCGAATTTTTCCGTATTTGTGTCAATCGGTGTCGAACTTCGTTCGCGACAGAACCAGCTTGAAAAAATCCAAAGAATGTTACGTATCGTTTGTGGACGTACCGACGCGCCACAAGGTTCGCGAATTAAGTACGTCGAAGATAGGAACGCTGATCCGCATTTCGGGACAGGTGGTACGCACGCATCCAGTGCATCCTGAGCTGGTGTTGGGAACATTCGTCTGCCTTGATTGTCAGACGGAAATCCGAGACGTCGAGCAACAGTTTAAGTTTACAAATCCGACCATCTGCCGGAATCCAGTTTGCGCTAATCGCCGACGCTTCATGTTGGAGGTGGATAAATCGTTGTTTATTGACTTCCAAAAGGTGCGCATTCAAGAGACGCAAGCGGAACTTCCGCGCGGATGCATCCCTCGTTCGGTTGAGGTGATTTTGCGTGCGGAAATGGTAGAAACAGTACAGGCGGGAGATCGATATGATTTCACTGGTACGCTGATTGTGATTCCGGATGTTGGAGCTCTGCAGTTGCCGGGTGCAAAGGCAGAAATAGGATCCCGCCACAAGCAGGGCGACAATGCTGCCGAAGGAGTGCGTGGACTGAAAGCACTGGGTATGCGAGATCTCAACTACAAGATGGCTTTTCTAGCCTGTTCAGTGCAGGTGACATCGTCTCGATTCGGTGGCACCGATATGCCAATGAGTGAAGTAACATCGCAAATCATGAAGGACCAAATGACGCCAGCTGAATGGAACAAAGTGTACGAAATGTCGCGCGATCCTCGACTGTACCAGAACTTGATCAACAGTCTTTTCCCATCGATTTACGGCAACGACGAGGTAAAGCGTGGGATTTTGTTGATGTTATTCGGTGGAGTAGCTAAAACTACGCAAGAAAGTGAGTTCAGGAAACAAAGCGTCACCATTTACCTAACCTCTTTCTAATCCTTCTCGTTCGTTGGTTTATTATCTCTTTCCAGAAACTACTCTTCGTGGCGACATCAACGTTTGCATTGTGGGCGATCCTAGTACGGCCAAGTCTCAATTTTTGAAACAAGTTTCGGACTTTTCTCCTCGTGCAGTGTACACATCGGGAAAAGCTTCGTCTGCTGCCGGTCTGACGGCGGCCGTAGTAAGAGATGAGGAAAGCTTCGACTTTGTAATCGAAGCTGGAGCGCTTATGCTGGCCGACAATGGCATTTGTTGTATTGACGAGTTTGACAAGATGGATCCACATGATCAAGTCGCGATTCACGAAGCAATGGAGCAGCAGACAATCTCTATTGCTA
Proteins encoded:
- the LOC120958630 gene encoding DNA replication licensing factor Mcm6 is translated as MDVADAHVGQLRVRDEVGVRCQKLFLDFLEEFKEDGEIKYLKTVENLVNPDRSTLEVSFEDVENYNQTLATAIIEEYYRIFPYLCQSVSNFVRDRTSLKKSKECYVSFVDVPTRHKVRELSTSKIGTLIRISGQVVRTHPVHPELVLGTFVCLDCQTEIRDVEQQFKFTNPTICRNPVCANRRRFMLEVDKSLFIDFQKVRIQETQAELPRGCIPRSVEVILRAEMVETVQAGDRYDFTGTLIVIPDVGALQLPGAKAEIGSRHKQGDNAAEGVRGLKALGMRDLNYKMAFLACSVQVTSSRFGGTDMPMSEVTSQIMKDQMTPAEWNKVYEMSRDPRLYQNLINSLFPSIYGNDEVKRGILLMLFGGVAKTTQEKTTLRGDINVCIVGDPSTAKSQFLKQVSDFSPRAVYTSGKASSAAGLTAAVVRDEESFDFVIEAGALMLADNGICCIDEFDKMDPHDQVAIHEAMEQQTISIAKAGVRATLNARTSILAAANPIGGRYDRSKSLQQNIQLTAPIMSRFDLFFILVDECNEVVDYAIARKIVDLHSHIEHSLDQVYSREDVLRYIMFARQFKPVIQPEAMALLVENYGHLRQRDTGTTGKSTWRITVRQLESMIRLSEAMAKMECSEEVTERHVKEAYRLLNKSIIRVEQPDIHLDEEEGEENENVMDIGEETPEDTPRTNETEENDQDTPAVAKKKLTLSFEEYKNLSNMLVIHMRNEESRMESEELDREGISKTELINWYLSQVEDQLESVEELMERKVLIEKVIDRLIYHDQVIIPLKQAKLGEADQDDAGDQDVLLVVHPNYIVES